One Helianthus annuus cultivar XRQ/B chromosome 12, HanXRQr2.0-SUNRISE, whole genome shotgun sequence genomic region harbors:
- the LOC110895453 gene encoding protein ABA DEFICIENT 4, chloroplastic isoform X1: MAFSSCLCHHQLALKINLLASASKHSRPIFSLKAVNTELYGVHIGCKMTSDWSFTGGSRAIIVPNLRSSNLQRRSLWLHASWFTNPQLAGDAFTIGTAAVLPFYTLMVAAPRAELTKKCMRSSIPYVVLGVLYSYLLYRSWTPDTIRLMFASKYWLPELPGIAKMFSNEMTLASAWIHLLAVDLYAARQVYQDGLENEIETRHSVSLCLLFCPVGILIHVITKAFINTSRGSKNEIQ, translated from the exons ATGGCTTTCTCTTCATGCCTTTGCCACCATCAACTGGCACTCAAG ATTAACCTCCTAGCGAGTGCTTCTAAGCACTCGAGACCCATATTCAGTTTAAAAGCCGTGAATACCGAGTTATACGGCGTGCATATTGGATGCAAGATGACGAGTGACTGGAGTTTTACGGGAGGATCACGGGCCATCATCGTACCAAACCTGAGAAGCTCCAATTTGCAGCGAAGGAGCTTATGGTTACACGCGTCAT GGTTCACGAATCCACAGTTAGCGGGAGATGCTTTTACAATAGGAACCGCTGCTGTTCTTCCGTTCTACACCCTCATGGTTGCAGCTCCAAGAGCCGAATTG ACTAAAAAGTGTATGAGAAGTAGCATACCATACGTCGTGCTCGGGGTTTTATACTCGTACCTTCTATACCGCTCATGGACTCCAGATACGATCCGATTAATGTTTGCAAGCAAATACTGGCTGCCAGAG CTTCCTGGTATAGCTAAGatgttttcaaacgaaatgacttTAGCCTCGGCTTGGATCCACTTATTAGCCGTTGACCTCTATGCTGCAAG ACAGGTGTATCAAGACGGGTTGGAGAACGAGATCGAGACTCGGCATTCGGTGTCTCTCTGCCTCTTGTTTTGTCCAGTTGGAATACTCATTCATGTCATCACCAAAGCATTTATCAACACATCTAGAGGTTCAAAAAATGAGATTCAATGA
- the LOC110895453 gene encoding protein ABA DEFICIENT 4, chloroplastic isoform X2, translating into MTSDWSFTGGSRAIIVPNLRSSNLQRRSLWLHASWFTNPQLAGDAFTIGTAAVLPFYTLMVAAPRAELTKKCMRSSIPYVVLGVLYSYLLYRSWTPDTIRLMFASKYWLPELPGIAKMFSNEMTLASAWIHLLAVDLYAARQVYQDGLENEIETRHSVSLCLLFCPVGILIHVITKAFINTSRGSKNEIQ; encoded by the exons ATGACGAGTGACTGGAGTTTTACGGGAGGATCACGGGCCATCATCGTACCAAACCTGAGAAGCTCCAATTTGCAGCGAAGGAGCTTATGGTTACACGCGTCAT GGTTCACGAATCCACAGTTAGCGGGAGATGCTTTTACAATAGGAACCGCTGCTGTTCTTCCGTTCTACACCCTCATGGTTGCAGCTCCAAGAGCCGAATTG ACTAAAAAGTGTATGAGAAGTAGCATACCATACGTCGTGCTCGGGGTTTTATACTCGTACCTTCTATACCGCTCATGGACTCCAGATACGATCCGATTAATGTTTGCAAGCAAATACTGGCTGCCAGAG CTTCCTGGTATAGCTAAGatgttttcaaacgaaatgacttTAGCCTCGGCTTGGATCCACTTATTAGCCGTTGACCTCTATGCTGCAAG ACAGGTGTATCAAGACGGGTTGGAGAACGAGATCGAGACTCGGCATTCGGTGTCTCTCTGCCTCTTGTTTTGTCCAGTTGGAATACTCATTCATGTCATCACCAAAGCATTTATCAACACATCTAGAGGTTCAAAAAATGAGATTCAATGA
- the LOC110895454 gene encoding 40S ribosomal protein S7, which translates to MYTSRKKIHKDKDVEPTEFEDSVAQALFDLENANQDLKSDLKDLYINSATQIDVSGNRKAVVIHVPYRLRKAFRKIHLKLVRELEKKFSGKDVVLIATRRMLPPPKKGSAVQRPRNRTLTAVHDAMLEDIVYPAEIVGKRVRYRVDGSKVIKIFLDPKARNDTEYKLETFGGVYKKLCGKDVVFEYPITEP; encoded by the exons ATGTATACCTCAAGGAAGAAGATCCATAAGGACAAGGATGTTGAGCCTACTGAATTTGAGGACTCTGTTGCTCAG GCATTGTTTGACTTGGAGAATGCAAACCAGGACCTTAAGAGTGACTTGAAGGATCTTTACATTAACAGCGCTAC CCAAATTGATGTCTCTGGAAACCGGAAGGCGGTGGTGATTCATGTTCCTTACAGACTAAGGAAAGCTTTCCGCAAGATTCATCTCAAGCTCGTTAGAGAGCTTGAGAAGAAGTTCAGCGGCAAG GATGTGGTTTTGATCGCAACTAGAAGAATGCTGCCGCCTCCTAAGAAAGGTTCAGCAGTTCAGAGGCCTCGCAACCGTACCTTGACAGCTGTGCATGACGCCATGCTAGAGGATATCGTTTACCCTGCTGAGATTGTTGGAAAACGTGTCCGATACAGAGTTGACGGATCCAAAGTCATCAAG ATTTTCTTGGACCCTAAGGCAAGAAACGACACCGAGTACAAACTGGAGACTTTTGGAGGGGTTTACAAGAAGCTTTGTGGGAAAGATGTCGTGTTCGAGTATCCTATCACAGAGCCTTGA